A single Nomascus leucogenys isolate Asia chromosome 14, Asia_NLE_v1, whole genome shotgun sequence DNA region contains:
- the AKAP1 gene encoding A-kinase anchor protein 1, mitochondrial isoform X2 encodes MAIQFRSLFPLALPGMLALLGWWWFFSRKKGHVSSHDGQVEAGAVQLRADPAIKEPLPVEDVCTEVVSTPPSVTELPEKELSTVSKLPAEPPALLRTHPPCRRSESSGVLPNTTDMRSRPGTRRDDSTKLELALTGGEAKSISLECPLSSPKGVLFPHKSAEVCKQDSLFSRVPRRVQPGYPAVPTEKRSSGERARETGGAEGTGDAVLREKVLEEALLSQEHVLELENSKAPSLASLDGEEDKGKSSSSQVVGPVQEEEYVAEKLPGGFIESAHTELAKDDAAPAPPVTDAKAQDRGVEGELGNEESLDRNEESLGRNEESLDRNEESLGRNEESLDRNEESLGRNEESLDRNEESLDRNEESLDRNEESLDRNEESLDRNEEIEQAAFQIISQVISEATEQVLATTVGKVAGRVYQASQLQGQKEESCVPVHQKTVLGPDAAEPATAEAAAAPPDAALPLPGLPAEGSPPPKTYVSCLNSPLSSPTKDGKPKISAHHISLAPCLAPTTPSEESPDRAGILVEDATCVTCMSDSSQSVPLVASPGHCSDSVSTSGLEESCTETSSSPRDKAITPPLPESTVPFSNGVLKGELSDLGAEDGWTMDAEADHSGGSDRNSMDSVDSCCSLKKTESFQNAQAGSNPKKVDLIIWEIEVPKHLVGRLIGKQGRYVSFLKQTSGAKIYISTLPYTQSVQICHIEGSQHHVDKALNLIGKKFKELNLTNIYAPPLPSLALPSLPMTSWLMLPDGITVEVIVVNQVNAGHLFVQQHTHPTFHALRSLDQQMYLCYSQPGIPTLPTPVEITVICAAPGADGAWWRAQVVASYEETNEVEIRYVDYGGYKRVKVDVLRQIRSDFVTLPFQGAEVLLDSVMPLSDDDQFSPEADAAMSEMTGNTALLAQVTSYSPTGLPLIQLWSVVGDEVVLINRSLVERGLAQWVDSYYASL; translated from the exons ATGGCAATCCAGTTCCGTTCGCTCTTCCCCTTGGCGTTGCCTGGGATGCTGGCACTCCTCGGCTGGTGGTGGTTTTTCTCTCGTAAAAAAGGCCATGTCAGCAGCCATGATGGGCAGGTGGAGGCTGGTGCTGTGCAGCTGAGGGCTGACCCTGCCATCAAGGAACCTCTCCCCGTGGAAGACGTCTGTACCGAAGTAGTGTCCACACCCCCCAGTGTCACAGAGCTGCCGGAAAAGGAACTGTCCACCGTGAGCAAGCTGCCTGCAGAGCCCCCAGCATTGCTCCGGACACACCCACCTTGCCGAAGATCAGAGTCCTCGGGCGTTCTTCCTAACACCACAGACATGAGATCGCGACCAGGAACACGCAGAGACGACAGTACAAAGCTGGAGCTAGCTCTGACAGGTGGCGAAGCCAAATCGATTTCTCTAGAGTGCCCCCTTTCATCTCCAAAGGGTGTACTATTCCCCCACAAATCAGCTGAGGTGTGTAAGCAAGACTCCCTGTTCAGCAGGGTGCCAAGGAGGGTCCAGCCAGGCTACCCTGCAGTCCCCACAGAGAAGCGTAGCTCTGGGGAGAGGGCAAGAGAGACAGGTGGGGCCGAAGGGACCGGTGATGCCGTGTTGAGGGAAAAGGTGCTTGAAGAAGCTCTATTGTCTCAGGAGCATGTCTTGGAATTGGAGAACAGCAAGGCCCCCAGCCTGGCCTCTTTAGACGGGGAAGAAGATAAGGGGAAGAGCAGCTCATCCCAGGTCGTGGGGCCGGTGCAGGAGGAAGAGTATGTAGCAGAGAAGTTGCCAGGTGGGTTCATTGAGTCGGCTCACACAGAGCTGGCAAAGGACGATGCGGCGCCAGCACCCCCAGTCACAGACGCCAAAGCCCAGGACAGAGGTGTCGAGGGAGAACTGGGCA ATGAGGAGAGCTTGGATAGAAATGAGGAGAGCTTGGGTAGAAATGAGGAGAGCTTGGATAGAAATGAGGAGAGCTTGGGTAGAAATGAGGAGAGCTTGGATAGAAATGAGGAGAGCTTGGGTAGAAATGAGGAGAGCTTGGACAGAAATGAGGAGAGCTTGGATAGAAATGAGGAGAGCTTGGATAGAAATGAGGAGAGCTTGGATAGAAATGAGGAGAGCTTGGATAGAA ATGAGGAGATTGAGCAGGCTGCCTTCCAGATAATCTCCCAAGTGATCTCAGAAGCAACCgaacaggtgctggccaccacggTGGGCAAGGTTGCAGGTCGTGTGTATCAGGCCAGTCAGCTCCaagggcagaaggaagagagCTGTGTCCCAGTTCACCAGAAAACTGTCTTGGGCCCAGACGCTGCGGAGCCTGCCACAGCAGAGGCAGCTGCTGCCCCACCGGATGCTGCCCTCCCCTTGCCAGGCCTACCAGCAGAGGGCTCACCACCACCAAAGACCTACGTGAGCTGCCTGAACAGCCCTCTGTCCAGCCCCACCAAGGACGGTAAGCCAAAGATCTCTGCACACCACATCTCCCTGGCCCCCTGCCTGGCACCGACCACCCCCAGTGAAGAGTCGCCGGACCGGGCAGGCATCCTGGTGGAAGATGCCACCTGTGTCACCTGCATGTCAGACAGCAGCCAAAGTGTCCCTTTGGTGGCTTCCCCAGGACACTGCTCAGATTCTGTCAGCACTTCAGGGCTTGAAGAGTCTTGCACAGAGACCAGCTCAAGCCCCAGGGACAAGGCCATCACCCCGCCACTGCCAGAAAGTACTGTGCCCTTCAGCAATGGGGTGCTGAAGGGGGAGTTGTCAGACTTGGGGGCTGAGGATGGATGGACCATGGATGCGGAAGCAGATCATTCAGGAG GTTCTGACAGGAACAGCATGGATTCTGTGGATAGCTGTTGCAGTCTCAAGAAGACTGAGAGCTTCCAAAATGCCCAGGCAGGCTCCAACCCTAAGAAGGTCGACCTCATCATCTGGGAGATCGAGGTGCCAAAG CACTTAGTCGGTCGGCTAATTGGCAAGCAGGGGCGCTATGTGAGTTTTCTGAAGCAAACATCTGGTGCCAAGATCTACATTTCAACCCTGCCTTACACCCAGAGCGTCCAGATCTGCCACATAGAAG GCTCTCAACATCATGTAGACAAAGCGCTGAACTTGATTGGGAAGAAGTTCAAAGAGCTGAACCTCACCAATATCTACGCTCCCCCATTGCCTTCCCTGGCGCTGCCTTCTCTGCCGATGACATCCTGG CTCATGCTGCCTGATGGCATCACCGTGGAGGTCATTGTGGTCAACCAGGTCAATGCCGGGCATCTGTTCGTGCAGCAGCACACACACCCTACCTTCCACGCACTGCGCAGCCTCGACCAGCAGATGTACCTCTGTTACTCTCAGCCTGGAATCCCCACCTTGCCCACCCCAGTGGAAA TAACGGTCATCTGTGCCGCCCCTGGTGCGGACGGGGCCTGGTGGCGAGCCCAAGTGGTTGCCTCCTATGAGGAGACCAACGAAGTGGAGATTCGATACGTGGACTACGGCGGATATAAGAGGGTGAAAGTAGACGTACTCCGGCAGATCAG GTCTGACTTTGTCACCCTGCCGTTTCAGGGAGCAGAAGTCCTTCTGGACAGTGTGATGCCCCTGTCAG ACGATGACCAGTTTTCACCTGAAGCAGATGCCGCCATGAGCGAGATGACAGGGAATACAGCACTGCTTGCTCAG GTGACAAGTTACAGTCCAACTGGTCTTCCTCTGATTCAGCTGTGGAGTGTGGTTGGAGATGAA GTGGTGTTGATAAACCGGTCCCTGGTGGAGCGAGGCCTTGCCCAGTGGGTAGACAGCTACTACGCAAGCCTTTGA
- the AKAP1 gene encoding A-kinase anchor protein 1, mitochondrial isoform X1 has protein sequence MAIQFRSLFPLALPGMLALLGWWWFFSRKKGHVSSHDGQVEAGAVQLRADPAIKEPLPVEDVCTEVVSTPPSVTELPEKELSTVSKLPAEPPALLRTHPPCRRSESSGVLPNTTDMRSRPGTRRDDSTKLELALTGGEAKSISLECPLSSPKGVLFPHKSAEVCKQDSLFSRVPRRVQPGYPAVPTEKRSSGERARETGGAEGTGDAVLREKVLEEALLSQEHVLELENSKAPSLASLDGEEDKGKSSSSQVVGPVQEEEYVAEKLPGGFIESAHTELAKDDAAPAPPVTDAKAQDRGVEGELGNEESLDRNEESLGRNEESLDRNEESLGRNEESLDRNEESLGRNEESLDRNEESLDRNEESLDRNEESLDRNEESLDRNEESLDRNVESLDRNEEIEQAAFQIISQVISEATEQVLATTVGKVAGRVYQASQLQGQKEESCVPVHQKTVLGPDAAEPATAEAAAAPPDAALPLPGLPAEGSPPPKTYVSCLNSPLSSPTKDGKPKISAHHISLAPCLAPTTPSEESPDRAGILVEDATCVTCMSDSSQSVPLVASPGHCSDSVSTSGLEESCTETSSSPRDKAITPPLPESTVPFSNGVLKGELSDLGAEDGWTMDAEADHSGGSDRNSMDSVDSCCSLKKTESFQNAQAGSNPKKVDLIIWEIEVPKHLVGRLIGKQGRYVSFLKQTSGAKIYISTLPYTQSVQICHIEGSQHHVDKALNLIGKKFKELNLTNIYAPPLPSLALPSLPMTSWLMLPDGITVEVIVVNQVNAGHLFVQQHTHPTFHALRSLDQQMYLCYSQPGIPTLPTPVEITVICAAPGADGAWWRAQVVASYEETNEVEIRYVDYGGYKRVKVDVLRQIRSDFVTLPFQGAEVLLDSVMPLSDDDQFSPEADAAMSEMTGNTALLAQVTSYSPTGLPLIQLWSVVGDEVVLINRSLVERGLAQWVDSYYASL, from the exons ATGGCAATCCAGTTCCGTTCGCTCTTCCCCTTGGCGTTGCCTGGGATGCTGGCACTCCTCGGCTGGTGGTGGTTTTTCTCTCGTAAAAAAGGCCATGTCAGCAGCCATGATGGGCAGGTGGAGGCTGGTGCTGTGCAGCTGAGGGCTGACCCTGCCATCAAGGAACCTCTCCCCGTGGAAGACGTCTGTACCGAAGTAGTGTCCACACCCCCCAGTGTCACAGAGCTGCCGGAAAAGGAACTGTCCACCGTGAGCAAGCTGCCTGCAGAGCCCCCAGCATTGCTCCGGACACACCCACCTTGCCGAAGATCAGAGTCCTCGGGCGTTCTTCCTAACACCACAGACATGAGATCGCGACCAGGAACACGCAGAGACGACAGTACAAAGCTGGAGCTAGCTCTGACAGGTGGCGAAGCCAAATCGATTTCTCTAGAGTGCCCCCTTTCATCTCCAAAGGGTGTACTATTCCCCCACAAATCAGCTGAGGTGTGTAAGCAAGACTCCCTGTTCAGCAGGGTGCCAAGGAGGGTCCAGCCAGGCTACCCTGCAGTCCCCACAGAGAAGCGTAGCTCTGGGGAGAGGGCAAGAGAGACAGGTGGGGCCGAAGGGACCGGTGATGCCGTGTTGAGGGAAAAGGTGCTTGAAGAAGCTCTATTGTCTCAGGAGCATGTCTTGGAATTGGAGAACAGCAAGGCCCCCAGCCTGGCCTCTTTAGACGGGGAAGAAGATAAGGGGAAGAGCAGCTCATCCCAGGTCGTGGGGCCGGTGCAGGAGGAAGAGTATGTAGCAGAGAAGTTGCCAGGTGGGTTCATTGAGTCGGCTCACACAGAGCTGGCAAAGGACGATGCGGCGCCAGCACCCCCAGTCACAGACGCCAAAGCCCAGGACAGAGGTGTCGAGGGAGAACTGGGCA ATGAGGAGAGCTTGGATAGAAATGAGGAGAGCTTGGGTAGAAATGAGGAGAGCTTGGATAGAAATGAGGAGAGCTTGGGTAGAAATGAGGAGAGCTTGGATAGAAATGAGGAGAGCTTGGGTAGAAATGAGGAGAGCTTGGACAGAAATGAGGAGAGCTTGGATAGAAATGAGGAGAGCTTGGATAGAAATGAGGAGAGCTTGGATAGAAATGAGGAGAGCTTGGATAGAAATGAGGAGAGCTTGGATAGAAATGTGGAGAGCTTGGATAGAAATGAGGAGATTGAGCAGGCTGCCTTCCAGATAATCTCCCAAGTGATCTCAGAAGCAACCgaacaggtgctggccaccacggTGGGCAAGGTTGCAGGTCGTGTGTATCAGGCCAGTCAGCTCCaagggcagaaggaagagagCTGTGTCCCAGTTCACCAGAAAACTGTCTTGGGCCCAGACGCTGCGGAGCCTGCCACAGCAGAGGCAGCTGCTGCCCCACCGGATGCTGCCCTCCCCTTGCCAGGCCTACCAGCAGAGGGCTCACCACCACCAAAGACCTACGTGAGCTGCCTGAACAGCCCTCTGTCCAGCCCCACCAAGGACGGTAAGCCAAAGATCTCTGCACACCACATCTCCCTGGCCCCCTGCCTGGCACCGACCACCCCCAGTGAAGAGTCGCCGGACCGGGCAGGCATCCTGGTGGAAGATGCCACCTGTGTCACCTGCATGTCAGACAGCAGCCAAAGTGTCCCTTTGGTGGCTTCCCCAGGACACTGCTCAGATTCTGTCAGCACTTCAGGGCTTGAAGAGTCTTGCACAGAGACCAGCTCAAGCCCCAGGGACAAGGCCATCACCCCGCCACTGCCAGAAAGTACTGTGCCCTTCAGCAATGGGGTGCTGAAGGGGGAGTTGTCAGACTTGGGGGCTGAGGATGGATGGACCATGGATGCGGAAGCAGATCATTCAGGAG GTTCTGACAGGAACAGCATGGATTCTGTGGATAGCTGTTGCAGTCTCAAGAAGACTGAGAGCTTCCAAAATGCCCAGGCAGGCTCCAACCCTAAGAAGGTCGACCTCATCATCTGGGAGATCGAGGTGCCAAAG CACTTAGTCGGTCGGCTAATTGGCAAGCAGGGGCGCTATGTGAGTTTTCTGAAGCAAACATCTGGTGCCAAGATCTACATTTCAACCCTGCCTTACACCCAGAGCGTCCAGATCTGCCACATAGAAG GCTCTCAACATCATGTAGACAAAGCGCTGAACTTGATTGGGAAGAAGTTCAAAGAGCTGAACCTCACCAATATCTACGCTCCCCCATTGCCTTCCCTGGCGCTGCCTTCTCTGCCGATGACATCCTGG CTCATGCTGCCTGATGGCATCACCGTGGAGGTCATTGTGGTCAACCAGGTCAATGCCGGGCATCTGTTCGTGCAGCAGCACACACACCCTACCTTCCACGCACTGCGCAGCCTCGACCAGCAGATGTACCTCTGTTACTCTCAGCCTGGAATCCCCACCTTGCCCACCCCAGTGGAAA TAACGGTCATCTGTGCCGCCCCTGGTGCGGACGGGGCCTGGTGGCGAGCCCAAGTGGTTGCCTCCTATGAGGAGACCAACGAAGTGGAGATTCGATACGTGGACTACGGCGGATATAAGAGGGTGAAAGTAGACGTACTCCGGCAGATCAG GTCTGACTTTGTCACCCTGCCGTTTCAGGGAGCAGAAGTCCTTCTGGACAGTGTGATGCCCCTGTCAG ACGATGACCAGTTTTCACCTGAAGCAGATGCCGCCATGAGCGAGATGACAGGGAATACAGCACTGCTTGCTCAG GTGACAAGTTACAGTCCAACTGGTCTTCCTCTGATTCAGCTGTGGAGTGTGGTTGGAGATGAA GTGGTGTTGATAAACCGGTCCCTGGTGGAGCGAGGCCTTGCCCAGTGGGTAGACAGCTACTACGCAAGCCTTTGA